From one candidate division KSB1 bacterium genomic stretch:
- the eda gene encoding bifunctional 4-hydroxy-2-oxoglutarate aldolase/2-dehydro-3-deoxy-phosphogluconate aldolase: protein MNDREKLLERILDCGVTAIVRVDSAQGLLPVVEALQRGGVNVVEITMTTPNALEIIRETRSRFGDQVLLGAGTVLDAETARAAILAGADFIVSPITDEATIRLVHRYSKVVMPGAFTPTEVVRAWELGADVVKIFPTSSVGPEYIRDLKGPLPHVRMIPTGGVSLETAAAFLRAGACALAVGGNLVKKQLVAEGRYDEITELAKKFVQIVREVRGR from the coding sequence ATGAACGACCGAGAAAAGCTGCTGGAGAGGATCCTTGACTGTGGGGTGACCGCCATTGTAAGGGTGGATTCTGCTCAGGGCCTGCTCCCTGTCGTCGAGGCCCTTCAGCGCGGCGGCGTGAATGTGGTTGAGATCACCATGACGACCCCGAACGCATTGGAGATCATACGGGAGACCCGCTCCCGCTTCGGTGATCAGGTCCTCCTCGGCGCGGGAACCGTCCTGGACGCGGAGACCGCGCGCGCGGCCATCCTCGCGGGCGCCGATTTCATCGTCAGCCCGATCACAGACGAGGCGACCATTCGCCTGGTTCACCGTTACTCCAAGGTCGTAATGCCCGGAGCGTTTACTCCCACCGAAGTGGTGCGAGCTTGGGAGCTCGGAGCGGATGTGGTCAAGATCTTCCCCACCTCCTCCGTGGGTCCGGAATACATTCGTGATCTGAAAGGGCCCTTGCCCCATGTCCGGATGATCCCCACCGGAGGGGTGAGTTTGGAGACCGCGGCGGCGTTCTTACGAGCAGGCGCCTGCGCCCTTGCCGTCGGGGGAAATCTGGTGAAGAAGCAACTCGTGGCCGAGGGCCGCTACGACGAAATCACCGAACTGGCGAAGAAGTTCGTGCAGATCGTGCGGGAAGTAAGGGGCCGGTGA
- a CDS encoding ribonuclease HII codes for MQPGAQDRFPRADLPGADLRAEANVTEQERQRLLTLSGFERPFWQRGLLVAGVDEAGRGPLAGPVVAAAVVLPAEPLIAGIDDSKQLAPEVREELYERIVRQAIAVSIGRAEPWEIDRLNILRATCLAISRAIGGLPPICLHVFVDGLLVPGLPYPQTALVHGDARCYSVAAASIVAKVTRDRLMAQLDREYPGYGFARHKGYATPEHVRAIQSLGLCPLHRRSFRVPENLRGRYRCG; via the coding sequence GTGCAACCAGGTGCGCAAGACAGGTTCCCGAGGGCCGATTTGCCCGGCGCTGATCTGCGAGCCGAGGCGAACGTGACAGAGCAGGAGCGACAGAGGCTGTTGACTCTCAGCGGGTTCGAACGCCCCTTCTGGCAGAGGGGGCTCCTGGTCGCCGGCGTCGATGAGGCGGGTCGAGGTCCCCTCGCTGGACCCGTCGTGGCCGCTGCGGTCGTGCTCCCCGCCGAGCCCCTCATCGCCGGTATCGACGATTCCAAGCAGTTGGCACCGGAGGTACGTGAGGAGCTTTACGAGCGAATCGTGCGCCAGGCGATCGCGGTGTCCATCGGAAGGGCAGAACCATGGGAGATTGACCGACTGAATATACTCAGGGCCACCTGCTTGGCGATCTCGCGGGCTATCGGCGGCCTTCCTCCGATCTGTCTGCACGTGTTCGTGGACGGTCTCTTGGTGCCCGGACTCCCCTACCCGCAGACGGCGCTGGTTCACGGTGACGCACGTTGCTATTCCGTTGCGGCCGCCTCCATCGTCGCGAAGGTGACCAGGGATCGCCTGATGGCCCAGCTGGACCGGGAGTACCCGGGGTATGGCTTCGCCAGGCACAAGGGTTACGCGACGCCCGAACACGTCAGAGCCATCCAATCCTTAGGCCTCTGCCCCCTGCACCGCAGGAGTTTCCGTGTACCTGAGAACCTGCGTGGGCGATACCGCTGCGGGTAA
- a CDS encoding YraN family protein, whose product MTSTRRSRGLRGEEIAARHLLANGWQIVARNVRLGRYEIDLIAREGNTLVFVEVKTASGPRFGSPEDWITPRKRRSLVRAALRYLAEHGLENIDCRFDVVAIERGARSTRLRHYRGAFSPEPGDLPV is encoded by the coding sequence ATGACCAGCACACGGCGCTCGCGGGGTCTGCGGGGCGAGGAAATCGCCGCGCGGCACCTCCTGGCCAACGGATGGCAGATCGTGGCCCGCAACGTGCGCCTGGGACGATACGAGATCGACCTGATCGCTCGTGAGGGCAATACACTGGTGTTCGTGGAGGTAAAGACTGCCTCCGGACCGCGTTTCGGATCCCCTGAGGATTGGATCACCCCACGAAAGCGGCGCTCCCTGGTGCGGGCTGCACTGCGCTACCTCGCAGAGCACGGACTGGAAAACATCGACTGCCGCTTCGACGTTGTGGCGATTGAACGAGGGGCGAGAAGCACTCGGTTGCGACACTATCGGGGCGCGTTCTCGCCGGAGCCGGGAGATCTCCCAGTCTGA
- a CDS encoding proline dehydrogenase family protein, giving the protein MALLDRLVATTLPIVPKPIVRYFSRRYIAGERLEDAIRVTRQLNREGAMATIDVLGEHVSDPRQCEEAVLAYETVLDAIEAEKLDSNISVKPTHMGLKISYELCLNNLRRLVRKAASLNNFVRIDMEDSTCTADTIRLYRHLRQEFTNVGLVLQAYLRRSHQDIEDLLALKPNVRVCKGIYVEPREIAYKDKEIIRRNFAWMMETLLRHGSYIGIATHDERLVWEGYRLVREFRVPPQQYEFQMLLGVDDQLRRIILRDGHRLRVYVPFGREWYAYSLRRLRENPQIAGYVFRALFRRDGQAPGAN; this is encoded by the coding sequence ATGGCTCTGCTGGACAGGCTGGTTGCAACAACTCTCCCGATCGTTCCAAAACCGATTGTCCGCTACTTTTCCAGAAGATACATCGCGGGGGAGCGCCTGGAAGATGCCATTCGCGTGACCCGCCAGCTCAATCGCGAGGGGGCCATGGCCACGATCGACGTGCTCGGCGAGCACGTCTCCGACCCACGGCAGTGCGAAGAGGCCGTGCTTGCGTACGAAACAGTCCTCGACGCCATCGAGGCCGAAAAGCTGGACTCGAACATTTCGGTGAAACCCACACACATGGGGCTGAAAATCAGCTACGAGCTTTGCCTGAATAACCTCCGGCGCCTCGTGCGCAAGGCCGCCTCCCTCAACAACTTCGTCCGCATCGACATGGAGGACTCCACCTGCACGGCGGACACCATCCGTCTTTACCGACATCTCCGTCAGGAGTTCACGAACGTGGGCCTGGTCCTTCAAGCCTATCTCCGGCGATCCCATCAGGATATCGAAGACCTGTTAGCCCTCAAGCCAAACGTCCGCGTCTGCAAGGGCATCTACGTGGAGCCGCGAGAGATTGCGTACAAGGACAAGGAGATCATCCGGCGCAATTTCGCGTGGATGATGGAGACCTTGCTTCGCCATGGCTCGTACATCGGCATCGCCACCCACGACGAACGGCTTGTATGGGAAGGGTATCGATTGGTCCGGGAGTTCCGAGTCCCCCCTCAGCAGTACGAGTTTCAGATGCTTCTCGGAGTGGACGATCAGCTGCGGCGTATCATCCTGCGGGATGGACACCGGCTCCGGGTTTACGTTCCCTTCGGAAGGGAGTGGTACGCGTACTCCCTCCGCCGTCTGCGGGAGAATCCGCAGATCGCCGGCTACGTCTTCCGCGCCCTTTTCAGGCGGGATGGCCAAGCACCTGGCGCGAATTAG
- a CDS encoding threonine/serine dehydratase, with product MKDLPTVSEIRKAQVRIAPYVWQTPLLRVGSVPLYLKMECWQRTGSFKVRGAFSKLLTLSKEELARGLVTASAGNHGIGVAEAARSLGTTCHVFVPLSAARAKIRSLEELGALLHFAGRDYDECEEEARRWARDHNALFVHAFDDLEVIAGQGTVGLEMIEQMDDGVRTLFVPVGGGGLIAGVASAFRGLRPDVRIIGVQPEASPAMLRALEAGHVVETPCGETLADGLAGRFVSERTLRACQRWVDGIVLVSEKEIRAAVFWLLDTVHTVGEGSAVVGIAAALRGKEPEPYATIVTGRNIDAQLLCRILREETNA from the coding sequence GTGAAGGACCTCCCCACCGTATCCGAGATCCGGAAAGCGCAGGTCCGGATCGCCCCCTACGTCTGGCAGACCCCTCTGCTGCGCGTCGGAAGCGTTCCCCTGTACTTGAAGATGGAGTGCTGGCAACGTACGGGGAGCTTCAAGGTTCGCGGCGCCTTCTCGAAGCTGCTGACGCTGAGCAAGGAAGAGCTGGCTCGAGGTCTGGTGACCGCCTCCGCAGGGAATCACGGTATCGGCGTGGCGGAAGCGGCAAGGTCCCTGGGAACAACCTGCCACGTGTTTGTCCCGCTTAGCGCCGCTCGTGCCAAGATCCGGAGCCTGGAAGAGTTGGGCGCGCTGTTGCATTTCGCGGGACGGGATTACGACGAATGCGAGGAGGAGGCCCGCCGCTGGGCGCGGGACCACAATGCCCTCTTTGTGCACGCCTTTGACGACCTCGAGGTCATCGCCGGTCAGGGGACCGTGGGCCTGGAAATGATCGAGCAGATGGACGACGGGGTACGTACCCTCTTTGTCCCGGTCGGCGGCGGTGGCTTAATCGCCGGTGTGGCGAGTGCGTTCCGGGGACTGCGGCCCGACGTGCGTATTATCGGGGTGCAGCCGGAGGCCAGTCCCGCTATGCTTCGTGCGCTGGAGGCGGGCCACGTTGTCGAAACGCCCTGCGGCGAGACCCTCGCCGACGGCCTAGCCGGCAGGTTCGTCTCCGAAAGGACTCTCCGCGCTTGTCAGCGGTGGGTCGACGGCATCGTTCTCGTGAGCGAGAAGGAAATCCGTGCCGCCGTCTTTTGGCTCTTAGACACCGTGCACACGGTGGGCGAGGGGTCGGCAGTCGTGGGCATTGCCGCAGCCCTGCGAGGTAAAGAACCCGAACCCTACGCTACGATCGTCACCGGAAGGAACATCGACGCTCAGCTCCTCTGCCGCATCCTGAGGGAGGAAACGAATGCCTGA
- a CDS encoding dipeptide epimerase translates to MDMSRKEFLEVLGKGALLAAGGTHLLPPASGPPADRSHPGFVLRYRPLRLELKHAWTLSRGTSHFKENVFVELECDGVVGLGEAAHNVRYGESLESTQQALEQARPLLERADPWVFVDTQLALRQHIQGQNAAKAALDMAMLDWVGKKLGVPLYRFWGLDPRKAPQTTYSIGIDTPEVIREKVKEAEPYPILKIKMGAGNDEEILRAVRQVTDKPLRVDANEGWRTKEEAIRKIEWLAQHGVEFVEQPMPAAMLEETAWVRERSPLPIIADESVHTASDIPKLAGVFDGVNIKVDKAGGLQEAYRAIWMAKAIGLKTMLGCMIASSLSITAAAHLSPLVDYADLDGHLLIANDPYVGVEVRDGWLILPERPGIGVVPRD, encoded by the coding sequence ATGGACATGTCCCGTAAGGAGTTCTTGGAAGTCCTCGGCAAGGGCGCCTTGCTCGCTGCCGGGGGCACGCACTTGCTCCCTCCAGCTTCTGGTCCACCGGCGGATCGCTCCCACCCGGGGTTTGTCCTCCGATACCGACCGCTTCGCCTCGAGCTGAAACATGCCTGGACCCTCAGCCGAGGGACCAGCCACTTCAAGGAGAATGTGTTCGTCGAGCTGGAGTGCGACGGGGTAGTGGGGCTTGGAGAGGCCGCGCACAACGTCCGCTACGGCGAAAGCCTGGAATCGACCCAGCAGGCGCTGGAGCAGGCGCGACCCCTCCTGGAGCGCGCCGACCCGTGGGTATTTGTGGACACACAGCTGGCCCTCAGACAGCACATTCAGGGTCAGAACGCGGCCAAGGCGGCCTTGGACATGGCAATGCTCGATTGGGTCGGTAAGAAACTCGGTGTACCCCTATACAGGTTCTGGGGTCTGGATCCCAGGAAGGCGCCGCAAACCACGTATTCCATCGGGATCGATACCCCGGAGGTTATTCGCGAAAAGGTGAAAGAGGCCGAGCCGTACCCGATTCTGAAGATCAAGATGGGGGCCGGAAACGACGAGGAAATCCTGAGGGCCGTCCGGCAGGTGACCGACAAACCCCTCCGGGTAGACGCCAACGAAGGGTGGAGAACAAAGGAGGAGGCCATCCGCAAGATCGAGTGGCTCGCCCAGCATGGTGTGGAATTCGTAGAGCAGCCCATGCCCGCGGCCATGCTGGAAGAGACCGCCTGGGTACGGGAGCGTTCGCCCCTGCCCATCATCGCCGACGAGTCGGTACACACCGCCTCCGACATTCCGAAGCTTGCAGGCGTCTTCGACGGCGTCAACATCAAGGTGGACAAGGCTGGCGGCCTGCAGGAAGCCTATCGAGCCATCTGGATGGCCAAGGCGATCGGGCTCAAGACGATGCTCGGCTGCATGATCGCCAGCTCTCTCTCCATCACGGCAGCAGCCCACCTATCCCCCCTCGTGGATTACGCCGATCTGGACGGGCATCTGCTTATCGCGAACGATCCCTATGTAGGGGTCGAAGTAAGGGACGGCTGGCTCATCCTCCCCGAGAGACCCGGAATCGGAGTCGTGCCCAGGGATTAG
- the yicI gene encoding alpha-xylosidase, protein MLSNNIRRYIHYEIPEQAIFNPDRWDFRHVQKVLSWRSAANALRLHLALSDGSEAELEMFAWSDDILRFRFGESGATFRESSEMLVGVPSPGNLEVEQAGSRLIARTRSLAVQIGLDPWSLRLEDSRGRKLQSTHDSGPWKSFFPLYPLGLQQGKAGEPTRVFASFDLEPLEAVYGLGEKFGPLNKRGQSLVSWNSDTTNCSMDRAYKNVPFLMTTAGYGLFLHDSHRIEYEIGSWSHTALSFAVENPSLEWFFLYGPSLKELLSRYTELTGRASMPPLWSFGLWMSRCGYRNRKELEEVAAELRRRKIPCDVLHLDPFWMHENHYCDFEWDLNAFPEPQEMLARLGAEGFKVCLWEQPYVPAGTEMFREGDSRGYFVRDAEGKTLLIPDFLENQVGLVDFTHPEARRWYQDKHRGLLQMGVAVFKTDMGEAVPREAVFADGRTGAEMHNLYPLLYGRTVWEAVATKWGGTGLVWGRSAYAGSQRYPVHWGGDSISTPEEMMAVLRGGLSWALSGGAFWSQDIGGFQGKKPDPWLYVRWAQWGLFNSHSRCHGVQPREPWAFGDKAEEIFRRFAELRYQLLPYLWGVAREASYTGLPVMRPLVLEFQDDPTTWNLDTEYLFGPSLLIVPVFDQAGRVHYYLPPGLWLDFWRDRKLEGPRWVEETVPLEEMPIFLRDGALIGMAPISQYVGESPWEKLSLTVFLTVGRAQALLVDDRGGEIRVEASRETKAAQLRWSGSAAAVEILWRSIEKPRSVLWKETPIPTGGGQSQGFWDYDAEIQRLRIVLPPGAESWEVKLLF, encoded by the coding sequence ATGCTCTCGAACAACATCCGACGGTACATTCACTACGAGATCCCCGAACAGGCCATCTTCAATCCTGACCGCTGGGATTTTCGCCATGTGCAGAAGGTCCTCTCGTGGCGCTCAGCTGCAAACGCGCTGAGGCTGCATCTCGCCCTCAGCGACGGGTCGGAAGCTGAGCTCGAGATGTTCGCCTGGTCAGACGATATCCTGCGCTTTCGCTTCGGTGAATCGGGAGCGACGTTTCGTGAGTCCTCCGAGATGCTTGTCGGGGTACCGAGCCCCGGGAACCTCGAGGTAGAGCAGGCAGGGAGCAGGCTGATCGCCCGAACCCGCTCCCTGGCCGTTCAGATCGGCCTGGACCCCTGGAGCCTCCGGCTCGAAGATAGCCGCGGGCGGAAGCTCCAGAGCACACACGACTCGGGCCCCTGGAAGTCTTTCTTCCCTCTGTACCCCCTCGGCCTCCAGCAGGGCAAGGCTGGGGAGCCAACGCGGGTGTTCGCCTCGTTCGACCTCGAGCCTTTGGAAGCGGTCTACGGGCTGGGGGAGAAATTCGGCCCTCTCAACAAGCGCGGACAGTCCCTTGTATCCTGGAACTCCGATACCACCAATTGCTCGATGGACCGCGCCTACAAGAATGTGCCCTTCCTGATGACCACGGCCGGCTACGGGCTTTTTCTCCACGATAGTCACCGCATCGAATACGAGATCGGCAGCTGGAGCCATACCGCCCTGAGCTTCGCGGTGGAGAACCCATCACTGGAGTGGTTCTTTCTGTACGGCCCGTCGTTAAAAGAGCTGTTGAGTCGCTACACCGAGCTCACCGGCCGCGCTTCCATGCCCCCTCTTTGGAGTTTCGGCCTCTGGATGTCGCGTTGCGGCTACCGGAACCGGAAGGAGCTGGAGGAAGTGGCGGCCGAGCTCCGGCGCCGAAAGATCCCTTGCGACGTCCTTCACCTCGATCCGTTCTGGATGCACGAGAACCACTACTGCGACTTCGAATGGGACCTGAACGCCTTCCCCGAGCCTCAGGAGATGCTGGCTCGCCTGGGAGCTGAAGGCTTCAAGGTCTGCCTTTGGGAACAACCGTACGTCCCAGCCGGAACGGAAATGTTCCGCGAGGGAGATAGCCGGGGATACTTCGTACGGGACGCCGAAGGCAAGACCCTCCTGATCCCGGATTTCCTGGAAAATCAGGTCGGCCTGGTGGACTTCACCCATCCCGAGGCCAGGAGATGGTACCAGGATAAGCATCGTGGCCTTCTGCAAATGGGAGTGGCCGTGTTCAAAACGGATATGGGGGAAGCAGTGCCCCGGGAAGCTGTCTTCGCCGATGGGCGAACCGGCGCGGAAATGCACAACCTCTATCCCTTGCTCTACGGACGTACCGTTTGGGAAGCTGTCGCGACGAAATGGGGCGGGACGGGGCTTGTGTGGGGAAGATCCGCTTACGCCGGCTCCCAGAGGTACCCCGTCCATTGGGGCGGAGACTCCATCAGTACTCCCGAGGAGATGATGGCCGTCCTGCGCGGAGGGCTGAGCTGGGCGCTTTCTGGAGGCGCGTTCTGGAGTCAGGACATCGGAGGCTTCCAGGGCAAGAAACCCGACCCTTGGCTCTATGTCCGCTGGGCACAATGGGGCTTGTTCAATTCCCATAGCCGATGTCACGGGGTCCAACCCCGGGAGCCGTGGGCGTTCGGAGACAAGGCCGAGGAGATTTTCCGTCGCTTCGCAGAACTGCGCTACCAGCTCCTCCCTTACTTGTGGGGAGTGGCCCGTGAGGCCTCGTACACAGGCCTGCCTGTGATGCGCCCCCTGGTCCTGGAGTTTCAGGACGATCCTACCACCTGGAACCTCGACACCGAGTACCTATTCGGCCCATCGCTTCTCATCGTGCCGGTCTTCGACCAGGCCGGTCGCGTGCACTATTACCTTCCGCCGGGCCTGTGGCTGGACTTCTGGCGGGATCGCAAGCTCGAAGGGCCCCGTTGGGTGGAGGAGACCGTACCTTTGGAGGAAATGCCCATCTTCCTCCGCGACGGCGCCCTGATCGGTATGGCACCAATCTCGCAATACGTTGGCGAGTCACCTTGGGAGAAGCTTTCTCTGACCGTCTTTCTGACCGTGGGCAGAGCCCAGGCCCTCCTCGTGGACGACCGCGGGGGCGAGATCCGCGTGGAGGCATCCCGAGAAACGAAAGCCGCCCAGCTGCGATGGTCCGGAAGCGCGGCAGCGGTGGAGATACTGTGGCGATCCATCGAGAAGCCTCGTTCCGTGCTCTGGAAGGAGACACCCATCCCTACCGGGGGAGGCCAGTCGCAGGGTTTCTGGGACTATGACGCCGAGATCCAGCGGCTGAGAATTGTCCTCCCTCCGGGTGCGGAGAGCTGGGAGGTGAAACTCCTGTTCTGA
- a CDS encoding acetylxylan esterase, with translation MRKVWIVSSVCASALAVFCSRGAAQYLPLRSQDRNALQWNVLSWGYESMMEDHVRRVAFEYNLRRSWPSDPEQIARRQADTRARLRQALGLHLLEPTPLNARVTGTLDCGDYVIEKLVFSSLPGVYVTGSVYVPKDDSVRHPAILCPHGHWRHGRYQTEVQARCIGLAKLGYVVLSIDAYGYGERAPTGHREAHFLLPTGLTLEGLQIWDNLRAIDYLLSRPDVDPSRIGITGASGGGNQTMYTAALDERIRAAVPAVSVNTLDGLFFRGIGCACEVVPGILRFADEWDILACIAPRYLFIPSTVLDPIFPVARAREAFLRAKQVFEDLGVADHITIQHFYDRHAYNQELREAMYGWFQSVFRGKPFEPVPEPPGVEPIHDFAELRVFPEGKLPADARSLTHLALSAAKRYRRPSRFSSLQDWNSYKGQVLSVLRENVLDSLPDRGPIPLRLKIVDRTSFSSWDIEKWVFWSDWDVIVPAVWVRSPNPRGTVILAHAEGKEQAVTEGWVEQARKADLNVLAIDLRGTGETREEGRLLVQNNLIIGKPILGEWAWDLCRAIDAVEISLGGSGQPVYLVGNGPAGLACLLAGLLDDRVSGVGAIATLGSYVAKDRYSVDGVYYLPGILQWADIPHLVALLSPRRVTLAGPIWPSGEPVRHEELARLFEPATSAFRLKEAVSSLNLTTEARFPSVVAHLIH, from the coding sequence ATGAGGAAGGTGTGGATTGTTTCTTCTGTCTGTGCCTCGGCCTTGGCCGTCTTTTGCAGCCGGGGCGCCGCCCAGTATCTTCCTCTCCGAAGCCAAGACCGTAATGCCCTTCAGTGGAATGTCCTGAGCTGGGGCTATGAGTCAATGATGGAAGACCACGTCCGACGGGTAGCCTTCGAATACAATCTCCGTCGCTCCTGGCCCTCCGATCCGGAGCAGATTGCCCGTCGGCAAGCCGACACGCGGGCAAGACTCCGGCAGGCCCTGGGCCTTCACCTCCTGGAGCCCACCCCTTTGAACGCGCGGGTTACGGGCACACTGGATTGTGGGGACTACGTCATCGAGAAGCTGGTTTTTAGCAGTTTGCCTGGGGTGTACGTGACCGGTAGCGTCTACGTACCCAAGGACGATAGCGTCCGGCATCCTGCAATCCTTTGCCCGCACGGCCATTGGCGGCATGGCCGCTACCAGACGGAGGTACAGGCGCGCTGCATCGGCCTGGCTAAACTGGGCTACGTGGTGTTGTCCATCGATGCCTATGGCTACGGCGAACGCGCCCCCACGGGGCACCGGGAAGCACACTTCCTCCTCCCCACAGGGCTTACCCTCGAGGGCCTGCAGATCTGGGATAACCTTCGCGCCATCGATTACCTCCTGTCCCGTCCCGATGTGGATCCCTCGCGCATTGGGATCACCGGTGCTTCTGGAGGGGGCAATCAGACCATGTACACCGCCGCCCTCGACGAGCGCATTCGCGCCGCGGTCCCTGCCGTATCCGTGAACACCCTTGACGGCCTGTTCTTCCGAGGTATCGGCTGCGCGTGCGAAGTGGTGCCCGGCATCCTTCGTTTTGCCGACGAATGGGATATTCTGGCGTGCATTGCGCCACGCTACCTCTTCATCCCAAGCACAGTCCTTGACCCCATTTTCCCCGTGGCGCGGGCCCGGGAAGCATTCCTGCGAGCCAAGCAAGTGTTCGAAGATCTCGGCGTAGCGGACCACATTACGATCCAGCATTTCTACGATCGCCACGCCTACAATCAGGAACTGCGCGAGGCCATGTATGGCTGGTTTCAGAGCGTCTTTCGCGGAAAACCCTTTGAGCCTGTACCCGAACCCCCCGGGGTGGAACCCATCCACGACTTCGCAGAGCTTCGGGTTTTCCCAGAAGGCAAACTACCGGCTGACGCAAGGTCGCTCACCCACCTGGCTCTCTCCGCAGCCAAGCGCTACCGTCGACCTTCCCGTTTCTCCAGCCTCCAGGACTGGAATTCCTACAAGGGTCAAGTCCTTTCGGTCCTCCGCGAGAATGTTCTCGACAGCCTCCCTGATCGGGGCCCGATCCCCTTGCGCCTGAAGATAGTAGACCGGACAAGCTTCAGCAGCTGGGACATCGAGAAATGGGTCTTCTGGAGCGACTGGGATGTCATCGTCCCTGCCGTCTGGGTCCGCTCGCCCAACCCTCGAGGCACGGTAATCCTGGCCCACGCGGAGGGCAAGGAACAGGCCGTAACCGAGGGGTGGGTGGAGCAGGCACGCAAAGCCGACCTGAACGTGCTGGCCATCGACCTCAGGGGAACGGGAGAGACGCGCGAAGAGGGTCGACTCCTGGTCCAAAACAACCTGATAATTGGCAAACCTATTCTCGGTGAGTGGGCTTGGGACTTGTGTCGGGCCATCGACGCGGTAGAGATTTCGCTTGGCGGTTCGGGTCAGCCCGTCTATTTGGTCGGTAATGGCCCGGCCGGCCTTGCCTGTCTATTGGCCGGTCTTCTTGACGACCGCGTGAGCGGCGTCGGGGCTATCGCTACCCTCGGCTCCTATGTGGCCAAAGACCGATACAGTGTCGACGGCGTCTACTATCTTCCGGGGATTCTCCAGTGGGCGGATATCCCCCACCTTGT